Proteins encoded in a region of the Dorea longicatena genome:
- a CDS encoding LTA synthase family protein, whose translation MKKLQLKKPDIKGKIRKIKNLKKEDVIAYWKGRHERRERILEARRNSAFAKKMQPVYAFMNRFSLIFHALLACIINFVIEAISRHSVVAAWDYMTGTPLVFLYNAFMIFVTFSIVYLFKRRIFVRMIIGAIWVILGIANGYILLKRVTPFNAQDLKIAGDGIALINNYCNGFEVVVIAVGAVALLIWLISMWRRGGQYAGKIHHIAALIGIIVCGVLYTFVTNIAIDKRVVSTYFGNIAFAYEDYGLPYCFSASLFNTGISEPNGYTKKAMAKIDKDGELNQTATSRSSDELPNIIVVQLESYFDVANAEFFTTSEDACPNLHNLYQNYSNGYFKVPSVGAGTANTEFEVLTGMNLRYFGPGEYPYKTYSKKHPTESAATALASLGYGTHALHDNTGNFYSRANVFNNMGFDTFTSKEFMNVLQTTENGWAKDEILTHHIMEAMDTTKQEDFVFTVSVQGHGNYPETQVIENPKIKVEGIEDEALKNKWEYYVNQVYEMDQFVGDLIKAVEERNEPSVVVFYGDHLPTMGLKAEDLKSRYLYNTNYVIWDNIGLQKDDKNIPAYQLMSEVLNRLDIHSGTVFNYHQQRKGTKNYLSDLELLQYDILYGKQYVYNGKAPITEGHMVMGIRNVSLSSIVPQLNSGYSLYGENFTKYSRVYVNGEKQKSSFLNNTRINLSETELKDGDVIQVGQVGSSDTIFRMSDKYTYQNGQLVKQEGTATDKSKSWVDQDYDVN comes from the coding sequence ATGAAAAAACTTCAGTTAAAAAAACCGGATATCAAGGGTAAAATCCGCAAAATAAAAAATTTGAAGAAAGAGGATGTCATTGCATACTGGAAAGGCAGACATGAACGACGTGAGAGAATACTGGAAGCAAGACGCAACAGTGCATTTGCAAAGAAGATGCAGCCGGTCTATGCATTCATGAATAGATTCTCTTTGATATTTCATGCGTTGCTTGCATGCATCATTAACTTTGTAATAGAAGCAATTTCCAGACACTCCGTTGTTGCAGCCTGGGACTATATGACAGGAACACCGCTGGTATTCTTATACAATGCATTTATGATCTTTGTGACATTTTCGATTGTATATCTGTTCAAACGAAGGATATTTGTCCGTATGATCATCGGTGCGATCTGGGTGATTCTTGGAATCGCGAATGGTTATATCCTGTTAAAGAGAGTTACACCGTTCAATGCACAGGATCTTAAGATCGCAGGGGATGGAATTGCGCTGATCAATAATTACTGTAATGGATTTGAAGTGGTTGTGATCGCTGTCGGAGCGGTAGCACTTCTGATCTGGCTGATATCTATGTGGAGACGCGGTGGGCAGTATGCAGGTAAGATACATCATATTGCAGCACTGATCGGAATTATTGTATGTGGCGTTCTTTACACTTTTGTAACGAATATAGCAATAGATAAACGAGTGGTATCTACTTATTTTGGAAATATTGCATTTGCTTATGAGGATTATGGTCTTCCATACTGCTTCTCGGCAAGTCTTTTTAACACGGGAATCAGTGAGCCAAATGGATATACGAAGAAAGCAATGGCAAAGATTGACAAGGACGGAGAATTAAATCAGACGGCTACGAGCCGTTCTTCTGATGAACTTCCGAATATCATTGTTGTGCAGCTGGAGTCATATTTTGACGTTGCAAACGCAGAGTTTTTCACCACATCTGAAGATGCATGCCCGAATCTGCACAATTTATATCAGAATTATTCAAACGGATATTTTAAAGTACCGTCTGTAGGAGCAGGTACGGCAAATACAGAGTTTGAAGTGCTGACAGGTATGAACCTTCGTTATTTCGGACCTGGAGAATATCCGTATAAGACTTATTCAAAAAAACATCCGACGGAGAGTGCGGCGACAGCGCTTGCTTCTCTTGGATACGGAACACATGCATTACATGATAACACAGGAAATTTCTACAGCCGTGCCAATGTATTTAATAACATGGGATTTGATACATTTACCAGTAAGGAGTTTATGAATGTCCTGCAGACGACAGAGAATGGATGGGCAAAAGATGAGATTCTGACACATCATATTATGGAAGCCATGGATACAACAAAACAGGAAGATTTTGTATTTACTGTCAGTGTACAGGGACATGGAAACTATCCGGAGACACAGGTGATCGAGAATCCGAAGATCAAGGTTGAAGGAATCGAAGACGAAGCGCTGAAAAATAAATGGGAATATTATGTTAACCAGGTCTATGAGATGGATCAGTTTGTAGGTGATCTGATCAAGGCAGTGGAAGAAAGAAATGAACCATCTGTTGTCGTATTCTACGGAGATCATCTTCCGACTATGGGACTGAAGGCAGAAGACTTAAAGAGCCGTTACTTATATAATACGAATTATGTAATCTGGGATAATATCGGACTTCAGAAGGATGATAAGAATATCCCGGCATATCAGCTGATGTCAGAGGTACTGAACAGACTGGATATCCATTCCGGTACCGTATTCAATTATCATCAGCAGAGAAAGGGAACAAAGAATTACCTTTCAGATCTGGAACTCCTGCAGTATGATATCCTGTATGGAAAGCAGTATGTATATAACGGAAAAGCACCAATCACCGAAGGCCATATGGTGATGGGAATCCGTAATGTGTCACTGAGCAGTATTGTTCCGCAGTTGAACAGTGGATATAGTCTGTACGGTGAGAACTTCACAAAATACAGCCGCGTATATGTCAATGGTGAAAAGCAGAAGAGCAGCTTCCTGAATAATACGCGTATTAATCTGTCGGAGACAGAATTAAAAGACGGTGATGTGATTCAGGTTGGACAGGTTGGTTCCAGTGATACGATATTCCGGATGTCGGATAAGTACACATATCAGAACGGACAGCTTGTAAAACAGGAAGGCACAGCAACCGATAAGAGCAAATCTTGGGTGGATCAGGATTATGATGTTAACTAA
- a CDS encoding valine--tRNA ligase, producing the protein MSENLEKTYNPKAIEAKLYEKWCDNKYFHAEVDRSKKPFTTVMPPPNITGKLHMGHALDNTLQDILIRYKRMQGYNALWIPGTDHAAISTEVKVTNQLKEEGIDKKELGREKFLERTWQWKEEYAGTIEGQLKKLGVSCDWDRERFTMDEGCSKAVEEVFIKLYNEGYIYKGSRIINWCPVCKTSLSDAEVEHEEQDGFFWHIKYPIVGTDDYLEIATTRPETLLGDTAIAVHPDDERYKDIVGKMCKLPLTDREIPIVADYYVDKEFGTGAVKITPAHDPNDFEVGKRHNLPEINIMNDDATINEQYGGKYAGMDRYEARKAMVADLEEQGYLVKVVPHSHNVGTHDRCHTTVEPMIKQQWFVKMEELAKPAIEAIKNGDLRFVPERFNKIYLHWLENIRDWCISRQIWWGHRIPAYYCDECGEVVVGHGAPEKCPKCGCTHFTQDEDTLDTWFSSALWPFSTLGWPDQTEDLDYFYPTDVLVTGYDIIFFWVIRMVFSGYAHTGKAPFHTVFIHGLVRDSQGRKMSKSLGNGIDPLEIIDQYGADALRMTLMTGNAPGNDMRFYNERVEASRNFANKVWNASRFIMMNLDEKELKKPANFEKRPADCWIMSKCNSLVKDVTENMDKFELGIALSKIYDFMWDEFCDWYIEMAKYPIYHADEDQEAANAALWTLREVLKKSLKLLHPYMPFVTEEIYSKLVPEEESLMMSDWPVYEEEWNFPVDENIVDHYKEIIRGIRNVRAEMNVPNSRKATAFVVCEDEELGAGLALLGHAAQNMAALNELVIQKDKSGIADDAVSIVVPDATVYLPLEELIDFEQEIERLTKEEARLTKEIARSNGMLNNEKFVSKAPAAKVQEERDKLETYQQMMAQVKERLEGLKAKQS; encoded by the coding sequence ATGAGCGAAAACCTGGAAAAGACTTACAATCCCAAAGCGATTGAAGCAAAATTATATGAAAAATGGTGTGATAACAAATATTTCCACGCCGAAGTAGACAGAAGCAAGAAACCATTTACTACAGTAATGCCGCCACCGAACATTACAGGTAAACTTCACATGGGACATGCCCTGGATAATACACTGCAGGACATCCTGATCCGTTATAAGAGAATGCAGGGATACAATGCACTCTGGATTCCGGGAACAGACCATGCGGCTATCTCTACTGAGGTTAAGGTTACAAATCAGTTAAAAGAAGAAGGAATTGACAAGAAAGAATTAGGAAGAGAGAAATTCCTGGAAAGAACATGGCAGTGGAAAGAAGAATACGCCGGAACTATCGAAGGACAGTTAAAGAAATTAGGTGTATCCTGTGACTGGGACAGAGAACGTTTCACAATGGACGAAGGATGTTCCAAAGCCGTAGAAGAAGTATTTATCAAATTATACAACGAAGGATATATTTACAAAGGATCCAGAATCATCAACTGGTGTCCGGTATGTAAGACTTCTCTTTCCGATGCAGAAGTTGAACATGAGGAACAGGACGGATTCTTCTGGCACATCAAATATCCAATCGTTGGAACAGATGATTATCTGGAGATCGCAACCACACGTCCGGAGACATTACTTGGAGATACTGCAATCGCAGTTCACCCGGATGATGAAAGATACAAAGACATCGTAGGAAAAATGTGTAAACTGCCTCTGACAGACAGAGAGATTCCGATCGTTGCCGACTACTATGTAGACAAAGAATTCGGAACAGGTGCGGTTAAGATCACACCGGCACATGACCCTAACGACTTTGAAGTCGGAAAACGTCACAACCTGCCGGAGATCAACATCATGAACGATGATGCAACGATCAATGAGCAGTATGGTGGAAAATATGCCGGAATGGACCGCTACGAAGCAAGAAAAGCAATGGTAGCTGACCTGGAAGAGCAGGGATACCTGGTAAAAGTTGTTCCACATTCTCATAACGTAGGAACACATGACCGCTGCCATACAACTGTAGAGCCAATGATCAAGCAGCAGTGGTTTGTTAAGATGGAAGAACTGGCAAAACCAGCCATCGAAGCAATCAAGAACGGCGATTTAAGATTCGTACCGGAACGTTTCAACAAGATCTACCTGCACTGGCTTGAGAATATCCGTGACTGGTGTATTTCCCGTCAGATCTGGTGGGGACACAGAATCCCGGCTTACTACTGTGATGAGTGCGGTGAAGTAGTCGTTGGACACGGCGCACCGGAGAAATGCCCGAAATGTGGATGCACACACTTTACACAGGATGAAGATACACTGGATACATGGTTCAGTTCTGCGCTGTGGCCATTCTCAACACTTGGATGGCCGGATCAGACAGAAGATCTGGATTACTTCTATCCGACAGATGTGCTGGTAACAGGCTATGACATCATCTTCTTCTGGGTAATCCGTATGGTATTCTCAGGATACGCGCATACCGGAAAGGCACCGTTCCACACCGTATTTATCCACGGTCTGGTCCGTGACTCTCAGGGACGTAAGATGAGTAAATCTCTTGGAAATGGTATCGATCCACTGGAGATCATTGATCAGTATGGTGCAGATGCACTTCGTATGACACTGATGACAGGTAATGCACCTGGTAACGATATGCGTTTCTATAACGAACGTGTAGAGGCAAGCCGTAACTTTGCCAATAAAGTATGGAATGCTTCCAGATTTATCATGATGAACCTGGATGAAAAAGAATTGAAGAAACCGGCGAACTTTGAAAAACGTCCTGCAGACTGCTGGATCATGTCAAAATGCAACAGCCTTGTAAAAGATGTTACAGAAAATATGGATAAGTTCGAACTTGGTATCGCACTTTCCAAGATTTACGACTTTATGTGGGATGAGTTCTGTGACTGGTACATTGAGATGGCAAAATATCCGATCTATCATGCAGATGAAGATCAGGAAGCAGCCAATGCGGCACTGTGGACATTAAGAGAAGTCCTGAAGAAATCACTGAAACTGCTGCATCCATATATGCCGTTCGTTACAGAAGAGATCTACAGCAAGTTAGTACCGGAAGAAGAATCACTGATGATGTCTGACTGGCCGGTATATGAAGAAGAGTGGAACTTCCCAGTAGATGAGAACATTGTAGACCACTACAAAGAGATTATCCGCGGAATCCGTAACGTACGTGCCGAGATGAACGTTCCAAATTCAAGAAAAGCTACAGCATTCGTTGTATGTGAGGATGAAGAACTGGGAGCAGGACTTGCACTTCTTGGACATGCTGCACAGAACATGGCAGCTCTGAACGAACTGGTAATCCAGAAAGACAAGAGCGGTATTGCAGACGATGCAGTATCTATCGTAGTTCCGGATGCAACCGTATACCTTCCACTGGAAGAGCTGATCGACTTTGAACAGGAGATCGAGCGTCTGACAAAAGAAGAGGCAAGACTTACCAAAGAAATCGCACGTTCTAACGGTATGTTAAATAACGAGAAATTCGTAAGTAAAGCACCTGCTGCAAAGGTTCAGGAAGAAAGAGACAAACTGGAGACCTACCAGCAGATGATGGCACAGGTAAAAGAAAGACTGGAAGGATTAAAAGCAAAACAGTCATAA
- a CDS encoding AEC family transporter: MDNLVFSLNATVPIFLMMILGLFFNKIGWMDEEFANKMNKFVFRVPLPVLLFGDLAVVDIKEAWDTKFVIFCFIITLISITIAIGISCLLKDRSIQGEFIQGAYRSSAALLGIAFIQNIYGNSGQAPLMIIGSVPLYNIMAVVVLSFFKPGQKGMDKALIKKTLIGIITNPIIIGIVAGLLWSALKLPMPVILHKAVSGIGGVATPMGLMAMGATFDIKKAFGKIKPTVIAAFIKLVGFVAVFMPLAVATGFRREKLIAILVMLGSATTVSSYVMAKNMGHEGVVSSSVVMLTTMCSAFTLTGWLYIMKCFGLV, from the coding sequence ATGGACAATCTGGTATTCAGTTTAAATGCAACAGTCCCCATTTTCTTAATGATGATACTGGGACTGTTCTTCAATAAGATCGGGTGGATGGATGAGGAATTTGCTAATAAGATGAACAAATTCGTGTTCCGTGTTCCGCTTCCGGTATTATTATTTGGCGATCTGGCAGTTGTAGACATTAAAGAGGCGTGGGATACGAAATTTGTAATCTTCTGTTTTATTATTACATTGATCAGTATCACGATCGCAATCGGAATCTCCTGCCTGTTGAAAGACAGAAGTATTCAGGGAGAATTTATCCAGGGAGCGTACAGAAGCAGTGCGGCACTTCTGGGGATCGCATTTATCCAGAATATCTATGGTAATTCCGGTCAGGCACCGCTTATGATCATTGGAAGTGTGCCGCTTTATAATATTATGGCGGTGGTTGTACTGTCATTTTTCAAGCCGGGACAAAAAGGCATGGATAAAGCACTGATCAAGAAGACACTGATCGGTATCATTACGAATCCAATCATCATCGGTATTGTGGCAGGTCTGTTATGGTCGGCACTGAAACTTCCGATGCCGGTGATCTTACATAAGGCCGTCAGCGGTATTGGCGGCGTAGCAACACCGATGGGACTGATGGCGATGGGAGCTACATTTGACATTAAGAAAGCATTTGGCAAGATTAAACCGACCGTGATCGCTGCGTTTATCAAATTAGTGGGATTTGTAGCAGTGTTCATGCCGCTTGCAGTGGCAACCGGGTTTCGGAGAGAGAAACTGATCGCAATCTTAGTCATGCTCGGATCGGCAACAACAGTCAGCAGTTATGTTATGGCTAAGAATATGGGACATGAAGGAGTTGTGTCTTCGAGTGTAGTTATGCTGACGACTATGTGCAGCGCATTTACCCTGACGGGATGGCTCTATATCATGAAGTGTTTCGGATTGGTGTAA
- a CDS encoding protein-ADP-ribose hydrolase, with amino-acid sequence MNREERVRILIDYLKKENTGYASLADPVDYTGRRRLLRSLMNVRWPGEADPEYTRIQDELLKEEAEQKGIVEWGQLPTIGGQFPCETIKNVDKISLWRGDITRLSVDAIVNAANSQMLGCFVPCHGCIDNAIHSAAGIQLRNECAQIMEAQGHEEPTGKAKITKGYNLPAKHVIHTVGPIVGMQVTEKQEEELKSCYLNCMKLAEKEGLKSIAFCCISTGEFHFPNKLAAEIAVKTVDKYLSSSKLERVIFNVFKEEDYNIYKKIFA; translated from the coding sequence ATGAACCGGGAAGAACGAGTAAGAATACTGATCGACTATCTGAAAAAAGAAAATACAGGTTATGCATCACTTGCAGATCCGGTAGATTATACCGGGAGAAGAAGACTTCTAAGAAGTCTTATGAATGTCCGCTGGCCGGGCGAGGCAGATCCGGAGTATACCAGGATCCAGGATGAACTGCTAAAGGAAGAAGCAGAACAGAAAGGAATCGTAGAATGGGGACAACTTCCGACTATCGGTGGACAATTCCCATGTGAGACGATCAAGAATGTGGATAAGATATCTCTCTGGCGGGGAGATATTACAAGACTTTCCGTAGATGCGATCGTAAATGCGGCGAACAGCCAGATGCTTGGATGTTTTGTGCCGTGTCATGGATGCATCGACAATGCGATCCATTCGGCAGCAGGTATCCAGCTTCGTAATGAATGTGCACAGATTATGGAAGCACAAGGACATGAAGAACCGACCGGAAAAGCGAAGATTACAAAAGGATATAATCTCCCGGCGAAACATGTCATCCATACCGTAGGTCCGATTGTTGGCATGCAGGTGACAGAAAAGCAGGAAGAAGAATTAAAGTCGTGTTATCTGAATTGTATGAAACTGGCGGAAAAAGAAGGACTTAAGTCGATTGCATTTTGCTGTATCTCAACGGGAGAATTCCATTTCCCGAATAAACTGGCGGCAGAGATTGCGGTGAAGACGGTGGACAAGTATCTGTCTTCTTCAAAACTGGAAAGAGTGATTTTCAACGTATTTAAAGAAGAGGACTATAATATATATAAGAAGATATTTGCATAA
- a CDS encoding DNA-deoxyinosine glycosylase produces the protein METQHIIHNFEPIYNEHSKILMLGTMPSPKSREVGFYYGHPRNRFWKVVSDVCGEAYPETREGKIAFALRNGIAVWDVLAGCDIKGADDSSIRNPQPNDLSRILECADIKAIFTTGTKAFQLYKKFCYPKTGIMAIGLPSTSPANCRTSYEQLFEAYSEIKKYI, from the coding sequence ATGGAAACACAACACATTATCCACAATTTTGAGCCAATCTATAATGAACATTCTAAGATTCTGATGCTCGGAACTATGCCATCGCCGAAATCCAGAGAAGTCGGATTCTACTATGGACACCCAAGAAACAGATTCTGGAAAGTTGTATCCGATGTCTGTGGCGAAGCGTATCCGGAGACGAGAGAAGGCAAGATCGCATTTGCATTAAGAAATGGTATTGCAGTCTGGGATGTGCTGGCGGGGTGTGATATTAAAGGAGCAGATGACAGCAGTATCCGTAATCCACAGCCGAATGATCTGAGCCGGATCCTTGAATGTGCAGATATTAAGGCCATTTTTACGACAGGAACGAAAGCATTTCAACTATATAAGAAATTTTGCTATCCTAAGACTGGGATTATGGCAATTGGATTGCCGTCTACGAGTCCGGCGAACTGCAGAACATCGTATGAGCAGTTGTTCGAGGCATATTCTGAAATTAAGAAATATATATAA
- the hydE gene encoding [FeFe] hydrogenase H-cluster radical SAM maturase HydE, giving the protein MIFMNETNLSLKYLIDQLHKEQTLTKEEWITLIEGHTPELSEYLFSLAREERHRYYGHDVYVRGLIEFTNYCKNDCLYCGIRKSNGNAHRYRLSEADILKCCKEGYELGFRTFVLQGGEDGYYTDERIIHLIRIIKERYPDCAITLSIGEKSKDSYQAYYDAGADRYLLRHETYNHEHYRKLHPPNLSPEHRQQCLRDLKDIGYQIGCGFMVGSPYQTSEHLAEDMLFMKELNPHMIGIGPFIPHHDTPFAGESAGTLELTLYMLGLIRLMIPKVLLPATTALGTIHPKGRELGILAGANVVMPNLSPTEVRKDYLLYDNKICTGDESAQCRHCLEMRMKSIGYQVVTDRGDSLNI; this is encoded by the coding sequence ATGATTTTCATGAATGAAACGAACTTATCTTTAAAATATCTGATCGATCAATTGCATAAAGAACAGACCCTGACCAAAGAAGAATGGATCACACTGATCGAGGGACACACTCCGGAACTTTCCGAATATCTCTTTTCCCTGGCCCGCGAAGAACGCCACCGTTATTATGGACACGATGTCTACGTCCGCGGTCTGATCGAATTTACCAATTATTGTAAAAACGACTGTCTGTACTGCGGTATACGGAAAAGCAACGGCAACGCACACCGGTACCGCCTGTCAGAAGCCGATATCCTAAAGTGCTGTAAGGAAGGTTATGAACTTGGATTCCGCACCTTTGTCCTGCAGGGCGGCGAAGACGGATATTATACAGATGAACGCATCATACATTTGATCCGGATAATTAAAGAACGCTATCCCGACTGTGCCATTACACTTTCCATCGGGGAAAAATCCAAAGATAGCTATCAGGCTTACTATGATGCCGGCGCCGACCGCTATCTTCTGCGGCATGAAACTTATAACCACGAACATTACAGAAAGCTTCATCCACCGAACCTTAGTCCTGAACACAGGCAGCAATGTCTGCGGGATTTAAAGGACATCGGTTATCAGATTGGCTGCGGATTCATGGTTGGCTCTCCTTACCAGACTTCGGAACACCTTGCAGAAGACATGCTCTTCATGAAAGAACTGAATCCACACATGATCGGAATCGGTCCGTTTATCCCACATCATGACACTCCGTTTGCCGGAGAATCTGCGGGAACACTGGAACTTACTTTATATATGCTCGGCCTGATCCGGCTGATGATCCCGAAGGTTTTACTTCCTGCCACAACCGCACTTGGAACCATCCACCCAAAGGGGCGTGAACTTGGAATCCTGGCAGGCGCCAATGTCGTAATGCCGAACCTTTCACCAACGGAAGTACGGAAAGATTATCTTCTATATGATAATAAGATCTGTACCGGTGATGAATCCGCCCAGTGCAGACACTGTCTGGAAATGCGGATGAAATCCATAGGCTATCAGGTTGTAACAGACCGTGGCGATTCTTTGAATATTTAG
- the hydF gene encoding [FeFe] hydrogenase H-cluster maturation GTPase HydF yields MSLNSTPSSERIHIGIFGRRNAGKSSLINALTGQNLAIVSDVRGTTTDPVFKSMELLPLGPIVMIDTPGLDDEGELGKLRIQKAYQVLNKTDIAVLVIDGTSGITPQDNAILTRIQDKNIPLLLVLNKADLVSEHTHQEMIVSTHLKYKIPLEHILWTNTTENLHIHELKEHLGTLVPAEESSRFIVRDLVTPGDFIVLVVPIDSAAPKGRLILPQQQTIRDLLDAGTTAIVVKETELKSTLDSLGKKPALVITDSQAFKEVDKDTPSDIPLTSFSILFARYKGNLGTVVHGARALDTLEDGDTILISEGCTHHRQCDDIGTVKLPRWVREYTGKDIDFEFTSGTEFPLKLNHYKMIIHCGGCMLNEREMKYRLKCAGDASVPITNYGTAIAYMKGILERSIEIFPQLRK; encoded by the coding sequence ATGAGTTTAAACAGCACACCTTCTTCAGAACGTATACATATCGGGATCTTCGGCAGACGCAATGCCGGAAAATCAAGTCTTATTAATGCTCTCACCGGGCAGAATCTTGCGATTGTCTCCGATGTGCGCGGAACAACGACCGATCCTGTATTCAAATCCATGGAGCTGCTTCCACTGGGCCCTATCGTCATGATCGACACTCCGGGGCTCGACGATGAAGGCGAACTTGGAAAACTCCGCATTCAGAAAGCTTATCAGGTCCTGAACAAGACCGACATCGCTGTGCTCGTGATCGATGGCACCTCAGGAATTACGCCGCAGGACAATGCGATCCTTACACGCATACAGGATAAAAATATTCCCCTCTTACTCGTCCTTAATAAAGCCGATCTGGTATCGGAACATACACATCAGGAAATGATCGTGTCCACTCATCTGAAATATAAGATTCCTTTAGAGCATATCCTGTGGACCAATACAACTGAAAATCTTCATATTCATGAGTTGAAAGAACATCTCGGAACTTTAGTCCCTGCGGAAGAATCTTCCAGATTCATCGTCCGGGATCTTGTAACCCCCGGAGATTTCATTGTACTTGTTGTTCCGATCGATTCTGCCGCGCCAAAGGGAAGGCTGATTCTCCCACAGCAGCAGACGATCCGCGATCTTCTGGATGCCGGAACTACTGCAATCGTTGTAAAGGAAACAGAACTCAAAAGTACGTTGGATTCACTCGGGAAAAAACCTGCACTGGTGATTACCGACAGTCAGGCATTTAAAGAAGTTGACAAAGATACTCCTTCCGATATCCCGCTTACTTCTTTCTCCATTCTTTTTGCAAGATATAAGGGGAATCTGGGAACCGTCGTCCACGGCGCAAGAGCACTGGACACGCTGGAAGACGGAGATACGATCCTGATCAGCGAAGGCTGTACACACCACCGCCAGTGTGACGATATCGGTACTGTCAAGCTGCCACGCTGGGTTCGTGAATATACGGGAAAAGATATAGATTTTGAATTTACCAGTGGAACTGAATTTCCACTGAAGCTGAACCATTATAAAATGATCATTCACTGCGGTGGCTGTATGCTGAATGAGCGCGAAATGAAATATCGCCTGAAATGCGCCGGTGACGCCTCTGTACCAATCACCAATTACGGAACTGCGATTGCTTATATGAAAGGGATACTTGAACGCAGTATTGAGATATTCCCACAGTTACGAAAATAA
- a CDS encoding GNAT family N-acetyltransferase — MQIRKATMNDLPDILAIYAYARKYMKEHGNPDQWRDSYPPVSLTTQDIQSDCLYVCIIQIEEDEQIGGVFYFHREEDPDYQTIDGSWLNDRPYAVVHRVATAPGTKGVATFCLNWAYEQFPNIKIDTHDDNIPMQHLLVKLGFTCCGHTTLQNGDIRLIYQKAD; from the coding sequence ATGCAGATCAGAAAAGCGACAATGAATGACCTTCCGGACATCCTTGCAATCTATGCTTATGCCCGGAAATATATGAAAGAACACGGCAATCCGGACCAGTGGCGGGACAGTTATCCTCCGGTTTCACTTACCACACAGGATATCCAGTCCGACTGCTTATATGTCTGCATCATTCAGATAGAAGAAGATGAGCAAATCGGAGGCGTATTCTATTTTCACAGGGAAGAAGACCCTGATTACCAGACAATTGACGGTTCCTGGTTAAATGACAGACCCTATGCCGTTGTTCACAGAGTTGCCACGGCACCTGGTACAAAGGGCGTAGCTACCTTCTGTCTGAACTGGGCTTATGAACAGTTCCCAAATATTAAAATTGATACACACGATGATAATATTCCCATGCAGCATCTGCTCGTCAAATTAGGCTTCACCTGCTGCGGGCATACTACACTGCAAAACGGTGATATCCGCCTGATCTATCAAAAAGCTGACTAA
- a CDS encoding NAD-dependent protein deacylase has translation MYEKEVEQLQNIIDDSKRIVFFGGAGVSTESNIPDFRSADGLYQQKYKYSPEQIVSHSFFVRNPEGFYEFYKEKMMFLDAKPNAAHLKLAELEEAGKLTAVITQNIDGLHQAAGSKNVLELHGSIHRNYCMKCHKFYDAAYVKNASGIPRCTCGGMIKPDVVLYEEGLDSDVISRSIKAISEADTLIIGGTSLVVYPAAGFIDYFRGKHLVVINKSATAREVGAKLTIAAPIGEILGRVH, from the coding sequence ATGTACGAGAAAGAAGTAGAACAATTACAGAATATTATTGATGACAGTAAAAGAATCGTATTCTTCGGAGGAGCAGGGGTTTCTACAGAGAGCAATATTCCGGATTTCCGAAGTGCGGACGGGTTATATCAACAAAAGTATAAATATTCGCCGGAGCAGATCGTAAGTCATAGTTTCTTTGTACGGAACCCAGAAGGGTTTTATGAATTTTATAAGGAGAAGATGATGTTTCTGGATGCCAAACCGAATGCTGCACACTTGAAACTTGCAGAATTGGAAGAGGCGGGTAAATTAACGGCCGTGATCACACAGAATATTGACGGACTTCATCAGGCGGCCGGAAGTAAGAATGTACTGGAACTGCACGGAAGTATTCACCGGAACTATTGTATGAAATGCCACAAATTCTATGATGCGGCATATGTAAAAAATGCATCCGGAATTCCAAGATGCACTTGTGGCGGAATGATCAAACCGGATGTAGTACTCTATGAGGAAGGACTGGATTCGGATGTGATCAGCAGGAGTATCAAAGCGATCAGTGAAGCAGATACGCTAATCATAGGAGGCACGTCTCTGGTTGTGTATCCCGCGGCAGGATTTATTGATTATTTCCGTGGGAAACATCTTGTGGTGATCAATAAGAGTGCAACAGCCAGAGAAGTAGGTGCAAAGCTTACGATAGCGGCACCGATTGGGGAGATACTTGGAAGGGTGCATTAA